A part of Lacinutrix sp. 5H-3-7-4 genomic DNA contains:
- the trpS gene encoding tryptophan--tRNA ligase: protein MARILTGIQSTGTPHLGNILGALIPAMALANDASNESYLFIADMHSLTQIKDGETLRNNTYSTAATWLALGLDIENTVFYRQSDIPQTTELTWYLSCFFPYQRLTLAHSFKDKADRLDDVNAGLFTYPMLMAADILLYDAEIIPVGKDQLQHIEMTRDVASRFHTKMGDTFVIPEAKIQEQTKLIPGTDGAKMSKSKGNTINIFLPEKKLRKQIMTIETDSTPLEEPKDWASCNCFAIYSLMASESEIETMKANYENGNYGYGHAKQALFELILKTFETERERYNYYMNNLDKIDEALAKGAEKARVVADAVLKRVRKKVGY from the coding sequence ATGGCAAGAATACTTACAGGAATACAAAGTACAGGAACTCCACATTTAGGAAACATTTTAGGCGCATTAATACCTGCAATGGCATTAGCAAACGACGCTTCAAACGAATCTTATTTATTTATTGCAGATATGCACTCGCTAACACAAATAAAAGATGGAGAAACATTACGAAATAACACCTATTCTACAGCAGCAACTTGGCTAGCCTTAGGTTTAGATATTGAAAACACTGTATTTTATAGACAAAGCGACATACCACAAACAACAGAGTTAACCTGGTATTTAAGCTGTTTTTTTCCGTATCAACGCTTAACTTTAGCGCATAGTTTTAAAGACAAAGCAGATAGGTTAGACGATGTAAACGCCGGTTTATTTACTTACCCAATGTTAATGGCTGCAGATATATTATTATATGATGCAGAAATTATTCCTGTTGGAAAAGACCAATTGCAACATATAGAAATGACACGTGATGTTGCTTCTCGTTTTCATACTAAAATGGGTGACACTTTTGTAATACCTGAAGCTAAAATTCAAGAGCAAACCAAACTTATTCCTGGAACCGATGGTGCTAAAATGAGTAAAAGTAAAGGCAATACTATTAATATTTTTCTTCCTGAGAAAAAGTTAAGAAAACAAATAATGACTATTGAAACAGATAGTACGCCATTAGAAGAACCTAAAGATTGGGCTTCTTGCAATTGTTTTGCAATTTATAGTTTAATGGCTTCTGAAAGCGAAATTGAAACCATGAAAGCTAATTACGAAAATGGTAATTATGGTTATGGTCATGCCAAACAAGCTTTATTTGAGCTAATTTTAAAAACTTTTGAAACAGAGCGCGAACGTTACAACTATTACATGAACAACCTTGATAAAATAGATGAAGCTTTAGCCAAAGGTGCTGAAAAAGCTAGAGTTGTTGCAGATGCTGTTTTAAAACGTGTTCGTAAAAAAGTTGGTTATTAG
- a CDS encoding regulatory iron-sulfur-containing complex subunit RicT — protein MSVPNGEKPFDFVEVRFKNGRKDYYKNTENLSLTIGEIVATQAQSGHDIGMVTLTGELVRVQMKRKKIAPKPDEVLKIYRKASQRDIDIWSEARDKEEPMKVKARQFAIDLKLQMKISDIEFQGDASKATFYYTAEERVDFRELIKVFAREFRTRIEMKQVGFRQEASRLGGIGSCGRELCCSTWLTDFRSVSTSAARYQQLSLNPQKLAGQCGKLKCCLNYELDSYMDALKAFPKNDTKLYTEKGTAVCQKTDIFKGHMWYAYEGEWMNWHKITTDQAREIIELNKKKEKVASLEEYASDLIEESKVAFENVVGQDSLTRFDSPKGNKKRRNNKSRNNRNKNKAKTQPQNKKQPAANKPQKRKNRKPRPQNKTNNAK, from the coding sequence ATGTCTGTTCCTAACGGAGAAAAACCTTTCGATTTTGTTGAGGTTCGTTTTAAAAACGGAAGAAAAGACTACTATAAAAACACAGAAAATTTATCGCTTACAATAGGTGAAATTGTTGCAACACAAGCACAATCTGGGCATGATATTGGTATGGTTACACTAACCGGAGAATTGGTTAGAGTGCAAATGAAAAGAAAAAAAATAGCGCCAAAACCAGACGAAGTATTAAAAATTTATAGGAAAGCATCACAAAGAGATATAGATATTTGGAGTGAAGCTCGTGATAAAGAAGAGCCAATGAAGGTTAAAGCAAGACAATTTGCTATAGACCTAAAATTACAAATGAAAATCTCCGATATTGAATTTCAAGGAGACGCAAGCAAAGCAACATTTTATTATACAGCCGAAGAACGTGTAGATTTTAGAGAACTAATTAAAGTATTTGCTCGAGAATTTAGAACAAGAATAGAAATGAAACAAGTTGGGTTTAGGCAAGAAGCCTCAAGACTTGGTGGTATAGGTTCTTGTGGTAGAGAGTTGTGTTGCTCAACTTGGTTAACAGATTTTAGATCGGTAAGTACAAGTGCAGCAAGATACCAACAGCTATCCTTAAATCCGCAAAAACTTGCAGGACAATGTGGTAAGTTAAAATGCTGTTTAAATTATGAACTTGATTCTTATATGGATGCTTTAAAAGCATTTCCAAAAAACGATACCAAGTTATATACAGAAAAAGGTACCGCAGTATGCCAAAAAACCGATATATTTAAAGGTCACATGTGGTATGCATATGAGGGCGAATGGATGAACTGGCATAAAATAACAACAGACCAAGCCAGAGAAATAATAGAGTTAAATAAGAAAAAAGAAAAAGTAGCAAGCTTAGAAGAATATGCTTCAGATTTAATTGAAGAATCTAAAGTAGCCTTCGAGAATGTTGTAGGTCAAGACAGTTTAACGCGTTTCGATAGTCCAAAAGGCAATAAAAAACGTAGAAATAATAAGAGCCGCAATAATAGAAATAAAAATAAGGCTAAAACACAGCCTCAAAATAAAAAACAACCGGCTGCAAATAAACCTCAAAAGAGAAAAAACAGAAAACCAAGACCACAAAACAAAACTAATAATGCAAAGTAA
- a CDS encoding RNA polymerase sigma factor, giving the protein MSLDQLIYNCKKNNTKAQSELYKLFSGKLFSLCLKYSRNYAEAEDNLQDAFVTIFKKIDQYKNKGSFEGWLKRITINTALQRYRHENVFEIINEENIEDEGVAIEDNDDVSLDYLLKIIQELPDRYRLVFNLYVLDGYSHNDVAELLNITTGTSKSNLARARQILKTKITDYKMGQQSQSL; this is encoded by the coding sequence TTGAGTTTAGATCAACTCATATATAACTGTAAGAAAAATAATACTAAAGCACAAAGTGAACTATATAAACTCTTTTCGGGTAAACTGTTTTCTCTATGCTTAAAGTATTCACGTAACTATGCCGAAGCCGAAGATAATTTACAAGACGCATTTGTTACCATATTTAAAAAAATAGATCAATATAAAAACAAAGGTTCTTTTGAAGGTTGGTTAAAAAGAATAACTATAAATACTGCATTACAGCGTTATCGACATGAAAATGTTTTTGAAATTATAAACGAAGAAAATATTGAAGACGAAGGCGTAGCAATAGAAGATAATGATGATGTCTCTTTAGATTATTTGTTAAAAATAATTCAAGAATTACCAGATCGTTATCGCCTAGTATTTAACCTTTATGTTCTAGATGGTTATTCGCATAATGATGTGGCAGAATTATTAAATATAACCACTGGAACATCAAAATCTAATTTAGCTCGTGCTAGACAGATTTTAAAAACAAAAATTACAGACTATAAAATGGGACAACAGTCTCAATCTTTATAA
- a CDS encoding 1-acyl-sn-glycerol-3-phosphate acyltransferase yields the protein MIIFKYIFWLLYRIWFYILVALPILILFPFLLLSILKESWYPYFFKLARIWARFILIGMGFNTKITREQHTNKSDSYMFIANHTSMADIMLMLVVTKNPFVFVGKVELAKIPLFGFFYKRTCILVDRSSPESRKRVFLRAKKRLKDGLSICIFPEGLVPEEDILLTDFKDGAFRLAINHQIPIVPITFADNKKRFSYTFFSGSPGKMRAHMHQFIETKGATVEDTVRIRTQARDVIYNQLLAFGAK from the coding sequence ATGATTATTTTTAAATATATTTTTTGGCTTTTATATCGTATTTGGTTCTACATATTAGTAGCGCTGCCAATATTAATACTATTTCCTTTTTTATTACTTTCTATTTTAAAAGAATCATGGTATCCATATTTTTTTAAACTAGCACGTATTTGGGCTAGATTTATATTAATAGGTATGGGTTTTAATACTAAGATTACCCGAGAGCAACATACAAATAAAAGTGATAGTTATATGTTTATTGCTAACCATACTTCTATGGCAGATATTATGTTAATGCTTGTGGTAACTAAAAACCCATTTGTATTTGTTGGTAAAGTCGAGTTGGCAAAAATACCTTTGTTTGGTTTTTTTTACAAGCGTACTTGTATTTTGGTAGATAGAAGTAGCCCGGAAAGTAGAAAGCGTGTGTTTTTAAGAGCTAAAAAGCGATTAAAAGATGGTTTGAGTATTTGTATTTTTCCTGAAGGTTTAGTACCTGAAGAAGATATTTTGTTAACCGATTTTAAAGATGGCGCTTTTAGATTAGCAATTAATCACCAAATACCAATTGTGCCAATTACTTTTGCCGATAATAAAAAACGTTTTTCTTACACCTTTTTTAGCGGTAGCCCAGGAAAAATGAGAGCACACATGCATCAATTTATTGAAACCAAAGGTGCTACCGTTGAAGATACTGTTAGAATTAGAACGCAAGCACGAGATGTTATTTATAATCAATTATTAGCTTTTGGAGCTAAATAA
- a CDS encoding gliding motility lipoprotein GldH — MQSKVAVLSVLIAVMLFSCDTNSVFDEYKAVPNVWNKNEVVSFNVKVPDSTKPYNLFVNLRNTKEYKYSNLFLIVEMNFPKGKVIRDTLEYRMAKPNGELLGTGLTSVKENKLWYKENVVFSETGTYTVNIKQAMRNNGDINGVTNLEGITDVGFRIEDVK, encoded by the coding sequence ATGCAAAGTAAAGTTGCCGTTTTAAGTGTTTTAATAGCAGTAATGTTATTTTCTTGCGATACAAATAGTGTTTTCGATGAGTATAAAGCAGTGCCAAACGTTTGGAATAAAAACGAAGTTGTAAGCTTTAATGTAAAAGTACCAGACTCAACAAAACCTTATAATTTATTTGTAAATCTTAGAAATACAAAAGAATATAAGTACAGTAATTTATTTTTAATTGTAGAAATGAATTTTCCTAAAGGAAAAGTAATTCGTGATACTTTAGAGTATAGAATGGCAAAACCAAATGGAGAGTTGTTAGGTACAGGTTTAACCAGTGTAAAAGAAAATAAACTGTGGTACAAAGAAAACGTAGTGTTTAGTGAAACAGGTACTTATACAGTAAATATAAAACAAGCAATGCGTAATAATGGAGACATTAATGGCGTTACTAATCTAGAAGGTATAACCGATGTAGGTTTTAGAATTGAAGACGTAAAATAA
- a CDS encoding rhodanese-related sulfurtransferase — MQLYNKLSAKERAALIENAGKERLTLSFYQYAKIGNPQILRDHLFLTWDALDVLGRIYIATEGINAQLSLPADRFNEFKTHLDTIEFLKDIRLNVAVEQDNMSFLKLKIKVRNKIVADGLEDNSFDVTNKGTHVAAQKFNQLIEDENTVLVDMRNHYESEIGHFKNAVTPDVDTFRESLDIIEDDLKEHKEDKNLVMYCTGGIRCEKASAYFKHKGFKNVYQLEGGIIEYTRQVKEEQLENKFLGKNFVFDERRAEKISDHVIANCHQCGKPCDTHVNCANEACHLLFIQCETCKTEMDNCCSTTCKEINALPYEEQKALRKGQGNSNDIFKKGRADHLPYKKDLRNIFETLKKK; from the coding sequence ATGCAACTGTACAATAAACTAAGTGCCAAAGAAAGAGCTGCGTTAATAGAAAACGCAGGTAAAGAGCGTTTAACACTATCTTTCTATCAATATGCGAAAATTGGCAATCCGCAAATATTACGAGACCATTTATTTTTAACATGGGATGCATTAGACGTTTTAGGGCGTATTTACATTGCAACCGAAGGTATTAATGCACAATTATCCTTACCAGCCGATAGGTTTAACGAGTTTAAAACGCATTTAGATACTATTGAGTTTTTAAAAGACATTAGGTTAAATGTCGCTGTAGAGCAAGATAACATGTCTTTTTTAAAGCTTAAAATAAAAGTTAGAAACAAAATTGTTGCAGATGGCTTAGAAGATAATTCTTTTGATGTTACAAATAAAGGAACGCATGTAGCAGCACAAAAATTTAACCAACTTATAGAAGACGAAAACACCGTTTTAGTAGATATGAGAAATCACTACGAAAGCGAAATAGGTCATTTTAAAAATGCTGTAACTCCAGATGTTGATACCTTTCGTGAATCTTTAGATATTATTGAAGACGATTTAAAAGAACATAAAGAAGATAAAAACCTAGTAATGTATTGCACTGGTGGTATACGTTGCGAAAAAGCAAGTGCATATTTTAAGCATAAAGGTTTTAAAAATGTATACCAGTTAGAAGGTGGTATTATAGAATATACTAGGCAAGTAAAAGAAGAGCAACTTGAAAATAAATTTTTAGGAAAAAACTTTGTTTTCGATGAGCGTCGTGCCGAAAAAATTAGTGACCATGTTATAGCTAATTGCCACCAATGTGGCAAACCATGCGATACACACGTAAATTGTGCTAATGAAGCTTGTCACTTACTATTTATACAATGTGAAACGTGTAAAACCGAGATGGACAATTGCTGCTCTACAACTTGTAAAGAAATTAATGCCTTACCATACGAAGAGCAAAAAGCACTAAGAAAAGGACAAGGTAATAGTAACGATATATTTAAAAAAGGTAGAGCAGATCACTTACCATATAAAAAAGATTTGCGTAATATATTTGAAACCTTAAAAAAGAAATAA
- the recA gene encoding recombinase RecA encodes MSNEKDAKLKALKLTLDKLDKAYGKGTVMKMSDAAVVDVEAIPSGSLGLDIALGVGGYPRGRVIEIYGPESSGKTTLTLHAIAEAQKAGGIAAFIDAEHAFDRFYAEKLGVDIDNLIISQPDNGEQALEIADNLIRSGAIDIVVVDSVAALTPKSEIEGEMGDSKMGLHARLMSQALRKLTASISKTNCTVIFINQLREKIGVMFGNPETTTGGNALKFYASVRLDIRRSTQIKSTDGEVRGNKTRVKVVKNKVAPPFKLAEFDIMYGEGVSKVGEILDVAVEKEIVKKSGSWFSYEDTKLGQGRDAVKAIIKDNPELFDELEQKIKKAIKEDL; translated from the coding sequence ATGAGCAATGAAAAAGACGCCAAATTAAAGGCATTAAAGCTTACCTTAGACAAACTAGATAAAGCTTACGGAAAAGGAACAGTAATGAAAATGAGTGATGCTGCTGTTGTAGATGTAGAAGCGATTCCTTCTGGTTCATTAGGTTTAGATATTGCTTTAGGTGTTGGTGGTTATCCAAGAGGTAGAGTAATAGAAATATATGGTCCAGAATCATCTGGTAAAACAACATTAACATTACATGCTATTGCCGAAGCTCAAAAAGCTGGAGGTATTGCTGCATTTATTGATGCCGAGCATGCTTTTGATCGTTTTTATGCAGAAAAGTTAGGCGTAGATATAGACAATTTAATTATTTCTCAACCAGATAATGGTGAGCAAGCATTAGAAATTGCAGATAATTTAATTCGTTCTGGAGCTATTGATATTGTTGTAGTTGACTCGGTTGCTGCATTAACACCTAAAAGTGAAATTGAAGGTGAAATGGGAGACAGTAAAATGGGACTTCATGCACGATTAATGTCTCAAGCACTAAGAAAACTTACAGCTTCTATTAGTAAAACTAATTGTACGGTAATATTTATTAACCAATTACGTGAAAAAATTGGCGTAATGTTTGGAAACCCAGAAACTACAACTGGTGGTAATGCTCTAAAATTTTACGCTTCGGTACGTTTAGATATTAGAAGATCTACACAAATAAAAAGTACAGATGGTGAAGTAAGAGGAAATAAAACCAGAGTTAAAGTTGTTAAAAACAAAGTTGCTCCACCATTTAAATTAGCAGAGTTTGACATTATGTACGGCGAAGGTGTTAGTAAAGTAGGAGAAATTTTAGATGTAGCAGTAGAAAAAGAAATTGTGAAAAAAAGCGGTTCTTGGTTTAGCTACGAAGACACAAAATTAGGTCAAGGTAGAGACGCTGTAAAAGCCATTATAAAGGACAATCCAGAATTGTTTGATGAGCTTGAACAAAAAATTAAAAAAGCTATTAAAGAAGATTTATAA